One Nicotiana tomentosiformis chromosome 1, ASM39032v3, whole genome shotgun sequence genomic window, ATTCATCTCTGTGCATAGAATATTGCTTCTTTTCAAAAGAAATGCTTGTCCTCTTTTAGTTTTTAGTTTCTTTAACCTGCAAAATGTAACTCCAAAATTCAgtctaaatatttataaataaacaAGCTTTCATGTGCATGCTGCTAAATTTTTTTCTGCAAATGGAAACATTTGGGCCGATTCCTTGACTGTTATTAGGTGCCTGAATATTCTTATTCACTAGATGAGGAAGGAATTGGCAGTACAGCGTTTGAGCTTATTTTTGCATTTGATGAAGTGATCTCTCTTGGACACAAGGAAAATGTTACAGTTACACAAGTCAAGCAGTATTGTGAAATGGAGAGCCATGAGGAAAGATTGCACAAGTTAGTCTTACAGAACAAGATAAATGAAACTAAGGATGTCATGAAGCGTAAAGCCAGTGAGATTGACAAAAGCAAGGTAGTCTAGAAGGCACACATTACCTGTGCTAAATGTTTAATTTCTTCCCTTTTTCATGTATTGGGTCTATTTGATTGTACTGTTTACATCATTTTCTACACATCTTTGCAGATTGAGAAGAATAGAGGTGAAAAAGGAGGTTTCATGTCTCTTCAATCCATGGGTTCTGGGAGAATGGATACTGGCTTTGGCAGCGACTCAGGCATATCTAGCGGAGGAAGTGGTGGTTTTGGTAGTGGTTCTGGATTTGGTCTAAGCCCTGATGTAGACACATTTTCCACCAAATCCAAGGGTTTGTATTTGTTTCATCCTGTCATTGTGATGTGTCTTTAGCTCGTTGCTAAACATTTGTAGAGGGGGTGCATCACCAGGTTTTGCATGTTTGCTTGTGCAACTTCTTATTCTTATAGATGTTCAGTATTATGTAGACACCTTTTGCTGTTGTTATAAGTGCATATATTGTGTAGGGAAGCAGTACAATTTTGATGGGAAGGAATTAAAGCCGCCCTTTTTGATAAATGTTCGATATAGGAATgacttaaaagaaaatagtaggaaaAAATGCTTTATAGGTGATGAAGGAGAATGAAAATGAAGGACGAAGAAGAACACACAACTTCCCTCCAAACATTTTCCTCACAAAATGTAGAAGGTTGATAAATGTGACACACTGAGAAAATCATCAAGAATTCCTACTAAAAAACCTTAAATATTCTTGAAGGAGGAAGGGAAAACAAAACCTCCTTTTGTTTCCGCTTTTTTCCTTTTAATTGTAGGATTTGTATATTTCAGTCTTTCTGTGTCTGCGACAATGTCTTGTTGGGCTGATTTTTTCTTGATAGATTTTCATAGAACTTTTCTCGTATGTGTGTGTAGTTTGATGGCTTGGAATCAGTTGGTAGGCCGGAAAAGTTTTGCATATACATTAGGGGTTACTCTTTCTTGGCTGTGAagcattttttcctttttatcctTTGAAATATCAAATTTTCTTATTTCTTGGTGAACCTTGAGAAAATTGGTTGGAAACCAATTATGAAGATGTACCTTATGGCATTTTTGTGTACCAGGTCGTCCAGCTGCATCTGCTACTGCTCCACCAAAAGGTCTTGGTATGCAGCTAGGTAAAAATCAGAAGACCAACCAATTTCTGGAATCCCTGAAAGCAGAGGGTGAAGTAATTGTCGAGGATGTGAGACCAAGCATTGGTCAGGCCAAACCAGCTGCTGCTCCACTAACTGATCCCGTCACATTGACTGTTGAAGAAAAGATTAATGTAACACTAAAGCGTGACGGTGGTGTCAGCAACTTCGATGTCCAGGGTACTTTGTCTCTCCAAATTCTGAATCAAGAAGATGCATTTATACAAGTGCAGGttcgttctctctctctctctctctctctctctctctctctctctctctctctctctctctctcttccaaGTTTGCTGAGTTTCTCATGTGCTGAGGCTCCCTGGCAAAGTCTAACAGTGTCAGGAGTATTTCAAATGTCAtgtcaataattttatttatattcTCTATCTGTGAAAAAGAACCCAAGAAAAACTTGCACTATGCATGTTGATGTCCTTGTGAAGCGGAGTTCATCATTTATGTCCTCTGCAGCCAAACACTGTTTTCAGCTCTACTCATTTGATTGCATTTGATATGCGACTGGAAGCAATTGAAATTGGGCACAAAGAACCTAATGGTTTTTCCAGCACTTCCTTGCAATAAATGATTTCTCCTCTAAGGAACACTAGTAAAACATTTTAATTGTGCACTCtttataatatagctgaagacTCAACTAGGCCCCTTTCCTTTTGATGAAGCTAGGCTGTGTAGCTCTGCGTTTGGAGGTCTATCTGATGCCAGAAGGCATTCATATTTGCTTTTACTTCTGTGAATTTTGTGATAGTGTAGTTCACTGTTCATTCTATACTTTATGTTCAGATTGAAACCAGTGGTAATCCAGCAATCCTCTTCAAAACACACCCAAACATGAACAAGGAGTTGTTTTCTAATGAAAATATCCTAGGCCTTAAAGATCCAAATAGGCCATTCCCCACGGGTCAAGGTGGTGACGGCGTTAGTCTTTTGAGGTGGAGAATGCAAACTGCAGATGAGTCAATTTTGCCTTTGACAAGTAAGCTTAATGAATTTCAGTTGACCCTGCTCGAAATCTCTATGCTGTTTTCTGTATTTTATTAATATTATACGTTATCATTGATTTCAAATATTTTGTCCCAGTTAACTGCTGGCCTTCAGTTTCTGGAAGCGAAACCTATGTGAATATTGAGTATGAAACCCCTGCACAGATTGATCTACAAAATGTTGTAATTTCTGTACCCCTTCCAGCTCTCAGGGAGGCTCCAAATGTACAACAGATAGACGGAGAGTGGAGGTGATCTTTTGAATTTAACTTTTGCTCTTTCGCTAGATTTTAAAGCTtgttgacaagagtgggttgccctagtggtgagcatcctccacttccaaccaagaggttgtgagttcgagtcaccccaagagcaaggtggggagttcttggagggagggagccgagggtatttcggaaacagcctctctatcccagggtaggggtaaggtctgcgtacacactaccctccctagaccccactagtgggattatactgggttgttgttgctaGATTTTAAAGCTCACCCCTTTATATCAGAGATTTGTTCAGTTATTCTCACTGGATTTCAAACTGAATCTCACATAGATCTTATGATAGAGGCTTTCAGGGCTGAAATGGCCTTGCACAGAGATCATGATACTTCTAAGATGCTAATTTGTTTATTGCTTTTGAAAACGTTCAGTTTGTATTACTATGGTCAGAGCAAGGCAGTTGTTTCATGTGTTTTAACACATTTGGTTGCATATAGATAGGATTTTTGGAGAATCGGTGGTTTGGAAAGTTCACACATCGTGTGGCTTTTCAAAGGAGGGATGGATGCCACCTAGTTATTCTGGCTGCAGATAAAGCTGTATTGTTGTGTGGTATGATAGTGTAGAGGAAAATGGCCAGGCAGTGGAATCGCAATGCAGAATTTTTATTTCAGCCCTTCATCATAGACCTAATAGATAGTTGGCCAAGGCCTCGATACGAATATCTAATTACTGTTCTGAGGCATAGATGATTGACTGACTTTTTGTTACTGGGAAGTTGTATGGAGCTGCTGGATTGTGCTCTACAGATTGCCAAATATTCTATCTAGAACTTAACATTTTTCACCCTCTGATCGCAGGTATGACCCCAGAAATTCTGTTTTGGAGTGGTCTGTACTTCTCATTGACAATTCGAACCGCAGGTTAGCTTTTATGAAAGTTTGTCCTTTTGAAGCACACAGCCATTAAGGCTTGTTTGTCTTTCTAATGTGTAAGTTGGAAACTTTGCAGTGGAGCACTAGAATTTGTTGTTCCGGCAGCCGATCCGTCGGTCTTCTTCCCAATTTCTGCACGCTTTACTGCCTCAAGAACTTTCAGTGACCTGAAGGTTTGCTCCTAATCCTCCATGTTATATTGCTCAATCAATTTTGGCCTTCAGTTGGCGAGACTCTTATTTTTTCCCAGTATATACTTTCCTGATTCGACAGCTCGTGTCTGGAGATTATTTGATACTCTTGATACACGCACAGCTATTTTTGATTTCTTTGCATGCAATCCTTATATCTGATCTGCCATTATACCTATTCATTTCCGTGAAAGAATCTTCCTGTGGCTTGCAATCCAGGTAACTTTAAAAAAAAGTTGCAATCCAGGTAACTTTAAAAAAAAGTTGCAATCCTGGTAACTGTTAAAAAATGTAGGAG contains:
- the LOC104094450 gene encoding coatomer subunit delta-like; this translates as MVVLAASIISKSGKALVSRQFVDMSRIRIEGYLAAFPKLVGTGKQHTYIETDNVRYVYQPIESLYLLLVTNKQSNILEDLETLRLLSKLVPEYSYSLDEEGIGSTAFELIFAFDEVISLGHKENVTVTQVKQYCEMESHEERLHKLVLQNKINETKDVMKRKASEIDKSKIEKNRGEKGGFMSLQSMGSGRMDTGFGSDSGISSGGSGGFGSGSGFGLSPDVDTFSTKSKGRPAASATAPPKGLGMQLGKNQKTNQFLESLKAEGEVIVEDVRPSIGQAKPAAAPLTDPVTLTVEEKINVTLKRDGGVSNFDVQGTLSLQILNQEDAFIQVQIETSGNPAILFKTHPNMNKELFSNENILGLKDPNRPFPTGQGGDGVSLLRWRMQTADESILPLTINCWPSVSGSETYVNIEYETPAQIDLQNVVISVPLPALREAPNVQQIDGEWRYDPRNSVLEWSVLLIDNSNRSGALEFVVPAADPSVFFPISARFTASRTFSDLKVVNILPIKGGPTPKHSQRTQLATETYQVV